A region of Osmerus eperlanus chromosome 9, fOsmEpe2.1, whole genome shotgun sequence DNA encodes the following proteins:
- the bag5 gene encoding BAG family molecular chaperone regulator 5 isoform X3: MAVRWLCSLFGKPFDGGKRMDHGSQQHQQPFYQHHQQQHHHHQQQPQPQQHPAMMRLYEIQREVASLGPQVCTYSGLQSDREYKRLERELTRLLLEVDQVDTEGRAELQGARKRAAQEVEGLLRYLEENATHPSRLAIEELSREAQRLVEEGVVAPQREGGAAEIGDELVDAVQELVLRLTQVKTGGRVPLRKARYRALTRVCAVQDVIEGRTRQQTLPLSEDTHAAVQSINQVMVQVSGARSQLVALLMGLSGRDSCAHLSRVLTELLVELDALDVSGNAAIRNYRKQVVEEINGLLKHLDLEGEGDDTRRYDLAQNDSIREIEAVRGHVHHLLGQVLRQSGMGELSFRHKAELQSMLTHLDQVDTARNPCIREARRRAVLEVQAVIMFLDLREALFRRQPGPAEPHAHRAVWLVLGSLSDLQAQVLCFDGKRADKSYILLEELLTKQLLALDAVDPQGDENTKVARKQAVKFAQNILSYLDMKTDEWEY; the protein is encoded by the exons CCTGTTTGGGAAGCCCTTTGATGGTGGGAAGAGGATGGACCATGGtagccagcagcaccagcagccgTTCTACCAACAccatcagcagcagcaccaccaccaccagcagcagccccAGCCGCAGCAGCACCCAGCCATGATGCGCCTGTACGAGATCCAGAGGGAGGTGGCCTCCCTGGGACCCCAGGTGTGCACCTACAGCGGGCTGCAGAGCGACCGCGAGTACAAGCGCCTGGAGCGCGAGCTGACCCGCCTGCTCCTGGAGGTGGACCAGGTGGACACGGAGGGCAGGGCGGAGCTGCAGGGGGCGCGCAAGCGGGCCGCCCAGGAGGTGGAGGGCCTCCTGCGCTACCTGGAGGAGAACGCCACGCACCCCTCCCGCCTGGCCATCGAGGAGCTGAGCCGCGAGGCCCAgcggctggtggaggagggcgtGGTGGCGCCCCAGCGCGAGGGCGGCGCGGCCGAGATCGGCGACGAGCTGGTGGACGCCGTCCAGGAGCTGGTGCTGCGGCTCACCCAGGTGAAGACGGGTGGGCGAGTGCCCCTGCGCAAGGCCCGCTACCGCGCCCTGACCCGCGTGTGCGCCGTGCAGGATGTGATCGAGGGCCGAACCCGCCAGCAGACCCTGCCCCTGTCGGAGGACACCCACGCGGCCGTGCAGAGCATCAACCAGGTGATGGTGCAGGTGAGCGGGGCGCGCAGCCAGCTGGTGGCCCTGCTCATGGGGCTGAGTGGAAGAGACAGCTGCGCCCACCTGTCCCGCGTGCTCACGGAGCTGCTGGTGGAGCTGGACGCCCTGGACGTGTCTGGGAACGCGGCCATCAGGAACTACCGCAagcaggtggtggaggagatcaACGGCCTGCTGAAACACCTggacctggagggagagggagacgacACGCGCAG GTACGACCTCGCTCAGAACGACTCCATCCGGGAGATTGAGGCGGTGCGGGGCCACGTCCACCACCTGCTAGGGCAGGTTCTGAGGCAGAGCGGCATGGGGGAGCTCAGCTTCAGACACAAGGCGGAGCTCCAGAGCATGCTCACCCACCTGGACCAGGTGGACACGGCCCGCAACCCCTGCATCCGCGAGGCCCGCCGCCGCGCCGTGCTGGAGGTCCAGGCCGTCATCATGTTCCTGGACCTCCGCGAGGCCCTGTTTCGCCGTCAGCCCGGCCCGGCCGAGCCCCACGCTCACAGGGCCGTGTGGCTGGTCCTGGGCAGCCTGTCGGACCTCCAGGCCCAGGTGCTGTGCTTCGACGGCAAGCGGGCTGACAAGAGCTACATACTGCTAGAGGAGCTTCTGACCAAACAGCTGCTGGCCCTGGACGCCGTGGACCCACAGGGCGACGAGAACACCAAGGTGGCCCGCAAGCAAGCCGTCAAGTTCGCCCAGAACATCCTCAGCTACCTGGACATGAAGACGGACGAGTGGGAGTATTGA
- the bag5 gene encoding BAG family molecular chaperone regulator 5 isoform X2: MAGSKDCANLFGKPFDGGKRMDHGSQQHQQPFYQHHQQQHHHHQQQPQPQQHPAMMRLYEIQREVASLGPQVCTYSGLQSDREYKRLERELTRLLLEVDQVDTEGRAELQGARKRAAQEVEGLLRYLEENATHPSRLAIEELSREAQRLVEEGVVAPQREGGAAEIGDELVDAVQELVLRLTQVKTGGRVPLRKARYRALTRVCAVQDVIEGRTRQQTLPLSEDTHAAVQSINQVMVQVSGARSQLVALLMGLSGRDSCAHLSRVLTELLVELDALDVSGNAAIRNYRKQVVEEINGLLKHLDLEGEGDDTRRYDLAQNDSIREIEAVRGHVHHLLGQVLRQSGMGELSFRHKAELQSMLTHLDQVDTARNPCIREARRRAVLEVQAVIMFLDLREALFRRQPGPAEPHAHRAVWLVLGSLSDLQAQVLCFDGKRADKSYILLEELLTKQLLALDAVDPQGDENTKVARKQAVKFAQNILSYLDMKTDEWEY, from the exons CCTGTTTGGGAAGCCCTTTGATGGTGGGAAGAGGATGGACCATGGtagccagcagcaccagcagccgTTCTACCAACAccatcagcagcagcaccaccaccaccagcagcagccccAGCCGCAGCAGCACCCAGCCATGATGCGCCTGTACGAGATCCAGAGGGAGGTGGCCTCCCTGGGACCCCAGGTGTGCACCTACAGCGGGCTGCAGAGCGACCGCGAGTACAAGCGCCTGGAGCGCGAGCTGACCCGCCTGCTCCTGGAGGTGGACCAGGTGGACACGGAGGGCAGGGCGGAGCTGCAGGGGGCGCGCAAGCGGGCCGCCCAGGAGGTGGAGGGCCTCCTGCGCTACCTGGAGGAGAACGCCACGCACCCCTCCCGCCTGGCCATCGAGGAGCTGAGCCGCGAGGCCCAgcggctggtggaggagggcgtGGTGGCGCCCCAGCGCGAGGGCGGCGCGGCCGAGATCGGCGACGAGCTGGTGGACGCCGTCCAGGAGCTGGTGCTGCGGCTCACCCAGGTGAAGACGGGTGGGCGAGTGCCCCTGCGCAAGGCCCGCTACCGCGCCCTGACCCGCGTGTGCGCCGTGCAGGATGTGATCGAGGGCCGAACCCGCCAGCAGACCCTGCCCCTGTCGGAGGACACCCACGCGGCCGTGCAGAGCATCAACCAGGTGATGGTGCAGGTGAGCGGGGCGCGCAGCCAGCTGGTGGCCCTGCTCATGGGGCTGAGTGGAAGAGACAGCTGCGCCCACCTGTCCCGCGTGCTCACGGAGCTGCTGGTGGAGCTGGACGCCCTGGACGTGTCTGGGAACGCGGCCATCAGGAACTACCGCAagcaggtggtggaggagatcaACGGCCTGCTGAAACACCTggacctggagggagagggagacgacACGCGCAG GTACGACCTCGCTCAGAACGACTCCATCCGGGAGATTGAGGCGGTGCGGGGCCACGTCCACCACCTGCTAGGGCAGGTTCTGAGGCAGAGCGGCATGGGGGAGCTCAGCTTCAGACACAAGGCGGAGCTCCAGAGCATGCTCACCCACCTGGACCAGGTGGACACGGCCCGCAACCCCTGCATCCGCGAGGCCCGCCGCCGCGCCGTGCTGGAGGTCCAGGCCGTCATCATGTTCCTGGACCTCCGCGAGGCCCTGTTTCGCCGTCAGCCCGGCCCGGCCGAGCCCCACGCTCACAGGGCCGTGTGGCTGGTCCTGGGCAGCCTGTCGGACCTCCAGGCCCAGGTGCTGTGCTTCGACGGCAAGCGGGCTGACAAGAGCTACATACTGCTAGAGGAGCTTCTGACCAAACAGCTGCTGGCCCTGGACGCCGTGGACCCACAGGGCGACGAGAACACCAAGGTGGCCCGCAAGCAAGCCGTCAAGTTCGCCCAGAACATCCTCAGCTACCTGGACATGAAGACGGACGAGTGGGAGTATTGA
- the bag5 gene encoding BAG family molecular chaperone regulator 5 isoform X4: MDHGSQQHQQPFYQHHQQQHHHHQQQPQPQQHPAMMRLYEIQREVASLGPQVCTYSGLQSDREYKRLERELTRLLLEVDQVDTEGRAELQGARKRAAQEVEGLLRYLEENATHPSRLAIEELSREAQRLVEEGVVAPQREGGAAEIGDELVDAVQELVLRLTQVKTGGRVPLRKARYRALTRVCAVQDVIEGRTRQQTLPLSEDTHAAVQSINQVMVQVSGARSQLVALLMGLSGRDSCAHLSRVLTELLVELDALDVSGNAAIRNYRKQVVEEINGLLKHLDLEGEGDDTRRYDLAQNDSIREIEAVRGHVHHLLGQVLRQSGMGELSFRHKAELQSMLTHLDQVDTARNPCIREARRRAVLEVQAVIMFLDLREALFRRQPGPAEPHAHRAVWLVLGSLSDLQAQVLCFDGKRADKSYILLEELLTKQLLALDAVDPQGDENTKVARKQAVKFAQNILSYLDMKTDEWEY; encoded by the exons ATGGACCATGGtagccagcagcaccagcagccgTTCTACCAACAccatcagcagcagcaccaccaccaccagcagcagccccAGCCGCAGCAGCACCCAGCCATGATGCGCCTGTACGAGATCCAGAGGGAGGTGGCCTCCCTGGGACCCCAGGTGTGCACCTACAGCGGGCTGCAGAGCGACCGCGAGTACAAGCGCCTGGAGCGCGAGCTGACCCGCCTGCTCCTGGAGGTGGACCAGGTGGACACGGAGGGCAGGGCGGAGCTGCAGGGGGCGCGCAAGCGGGCCGCCCAGGAGGTGGAGGGCCTCCTGCGCTACCTGGAGGAGAACGCCACGCACCCCTCCCGCCTGGCCATCGAGGAGCTGAGCCGCGAGGCCCAgcggctggtggaggagggcgtGGTGGCGCCCCAGCGCGAGGGCGGCGCGGCCGAGATCGGCGACGAGCTGGTGGACGCCGTCCAGGAGCTGGTGCTGCGGCTCACCCAGGTGAAGACGGGTGGGCGAGTGCCCCTGCGCAAGGCCCGCTACCGCGCCCTGACCCGCGTGTGCGCCGTGCAGGATGTGATCGAGGGCCGAACCCGCCAGCAGACCCTGCCCCTGTCGGAGGACACCCACGCGGCCGTGCAGAGCATCAACCAGGTGATGGTGCAGGTGAGCGGGGCGCGCAGCCAGCTGGTGGCCCTGCTCATGGGGCTGAGTGGAAGAGACAGCTGCGCCCACCTGTCCCGCGTGCTCACGGAGCTGCTGGTGGAGCTGGACGCCCTGGACGTGTCTGGGAACGCGGCCATCAGGAACTACCGCAagcaggtggtggaggagatcaACGGCCTGCTGAAACACCTggacctggagggagagggagacgacACGCGCAG GTACGACCTCGCTCAGAACGACTCCATCCGGGAGATTGAGGCGGTGCGGGGCCACGTCCACCACCTGCTAGGGCAGGTTCTGAGGCAGAGCGGCATGGGGGAGCTCAGCTTCAGACACAAGGCGGAGCTCCAGAGCATGCTCACCCACCTGGACCAGGTGGACACGGCCCGCAACCCCTGCATCCGCGAGGCCCGCCGCCGCGCCGTGCTGGAGGTCCAGGCCGTCATCATGTTCCTGGACCTCCGCGAGGCCCTGTTTCGCCGTCAGCCCGGCCCGGCCGAGCCCCACGCTCACAGGGCCGTGTGGCTGGTCCTGGGCAGCCTGTCGGACCTCCAGGCCCAGGTGCTGTGCTTCGACGGCAAGCGGGCTGACAAGAGCTACATACTGCTAGAGGAGCTTCTGACCAAACAGCTGCTGGCCCTGGACGCCGTGGACCCACAGGGCGACGAGAACACCAAGGTGGCCCGCAAGCAAGCCGTCAAGTTCGCCCAGAACATCCTCAGCTACCTGGACATGAAGACGGACGAGTGGGAGTATTGA
- the bag5 gene encoding BAG family molecular chaperone regulator 5 isoform X1: MCANVFGVLKSLFGKPFDGGKRMDHGSQQHQQPFYQHHQQQHHHHQQQPQPQQHPAMMRLYEIQREVASLGPQVCTYSGLQSDREYKRLERELTRLLLEVDQVDTEGRAELQGARKRAAQEVEGLLRYLEENATHPSRLAIEELSREAQRLVEEGVVAPQREGGAAEIGDELVDAVQELVLRLTQVKTGGRVPLRKARYRALTRVCAVQDVIEGRTRQQTLPLSEDTHAAVQSINQVMVQVSGARSQLVALLMGLSGRDSCAHLSRVLTELLVELDALDVSGNAAIRNYRKQVVEEINGLLKHLDLEGEGDDTRRYDLAQNDSIREIEAVRGHVHHLLGQVLRQSGMGELSFRHKAELQSMLTHLDQVDTARNPCIREARRRAVLEVQAVIMFLDLREALFRRQPGPAEPHAHRAVWLVLGSLSDLQAQVLCFDGKRADKSYILLEELLTKQLLALDAVDPQGDENTKVARKQAVKFAQNILSYLDMKTDEWEY, encoded by the exons CCTGTTTGGGAAGCCCTTTGATGGTGGGAAGAGGATGGACCATGGtagccagcagcaccagcagccgTTCTACCAACAccatcagcagcagcaccaccaccaccagcagcagccccAGCCGCAGCAGCACCCAGCCATGATGCGCCTGTACGAGATCCAGAGGGAGGTGGCCTCCCTGGGACCCCAGGTGTGCACCTACAGCGGGCTGCAGAGCGACCGCGAGTACAAGCGCCTGGAGCGCGAGCTGACCCGCCTGCTCCTGGAGGTGGACCAGGTGGACACGGAGGGCAGGGCGGAGCTGCAGGGGGCGCGCAAGCGGGCCGCCCAGGAGGTGGAGGGCCTCCTGCGCTACCTGGAGGAGAACGCCACGCACCCCTCCCGCCTGGCCATCGAGGAGCTGAGCCGCGAGGCCCAgcggctggtggaggagggcgtGGTGGCGCCCCAGCGCGAGGGCGGCGCGGCCGAGATCGGCGACGAGCTGGTGGACGCCGTCCAGGAGCTGGTGCTGCGGCTCACCCAGGTGAAGACGGGTGGGCGAGTGCCCCTGCGCAAGGCCCGCTACCGCGCCCTGACCCGCGTGTGCGCCGTGCAGGATGTGATCGAGGGCCGAACCCGCCAGCAGACCCTGCCCCTGTCGGAGGACACCCACGCGGCCGTGCAGAGCATCAACCAGGTGATGGTGCAGGTGAGCGGGGCGCGCAGCCAGCTGGTGGCCCTGCTCATGGGGCTGAGTGGAAGAGACAGCTGCGCCCACCTGTCCCGCGTGCTCACGGAGCTGCTGGTGGAGCTGGACGCCCTGGACGTGTCTGGGAACGCGGCCATCAGGAACTACCGCAagcaggtggtggaggagatcaACGGCCTGCTGAAACACCTggacctggagggagagggagacgacACGCGCAG GTACGACCTCGCTCAGAACGACTCCATCCGGGAGATTGAGGCGGTGCGGGGCCACGTCCACCACCTGCTAGGGCAGGTTCTGAGGCAGAGCGGCATGGGGGAGCTCAGCTTCAGACACAAGGCGGAGCTCCAGAGCATGCTCACCCACCTGGACCAGGTGGACACGGCCCGCAACCCCTGCATCCGCGAGGCCCGCCGCCGCGCCGTGCTGGAGGTCCAGGCCGTCATCATGTTCCTGGACCTCCGCGAGGCCCTGTTTCGCCGTCAGCCCGGCCCGGCCGAGCCCCACGCTCACAGGGCCGTGTGGCTGGTCCTGGGCAGCCTGTCGGACCTCCAGGCCCAGGTGCTGTGCTTCGACGGCAAGCGGGCTGACAAGAGCTACATACTGCTAGAGGAGCTTCTGACCAAACAGCTGCTGGCCCTGGACGCCGTGGACCCACAGGGCGACGAGAACACCAAGGTGGCCCGCAAGCAAGCCGTCAAGTTCGCCCAGAACATCCTCAGCTACCTGGACATGAAGACGGACGAGTGGGAGTATTGA